The Priestia megaterium NBRC 15308 = ATCC 14581 region CAACAAATATCGTAAATTCTTTTGTACTTGTACATTTTCTATTTCTTCATTTGCTAAAAGCAAATCATAAAGCCAGTGGATATAAACAGCTACGTTTTCCCACAGCGTCAGCTTTGAAATTTTTGTCACTTTACGCAGTGATGACCATATCCGCTCAATGTGATGAGCAAACAATTCATCAAGAAGTTCATCAAGAAGAATTTTCCGATTGTCCTCTGTTACTTCTTTGGTCTCAATTTCTGAGATGGACACTTTTGGGAGCCAGATCGTTTCAGCGTCTTCTGTATGCAACGAAACATTTTTAGTCGATGCGTTTATCTTTTTTTGAAACACAATAAATGAATACAAAGCCGCCACCACAACAAAGCTATACCGCTTCGCTAACATAGAGGCAGCTGCTCTCAAGTTATCAGCCTCCATCGTCTGTTGAATCCATAGCAGCTGAATCCTCAGCGTGCTTTCGTCCATGCAGCTGGAGGGAGACAACCTATACAGCGAATTATCTTTAAACGTACAGCGGAATTTTTCTGCTAACTCGCTTTGCTCTTTCTTATTGAGCATGCTGCGTTTCAACGCGCAGCTTATTCACAATACATCGTCCGCGCCCATGAGGAATACAAAGAGGCGTTCCAAATAACGGATCCACCGTCACTTCACAGTTCATATTAAAGACTCGCTGTACTAAATCGCAGTTAATGACTTCTTCTGGTCTTCCCTGTGCATAGATTTTTTTATCTTGAAGCGCCACAATATGATGAGCATAGCGGCAGGCTAAGTTTAAATCATGCAGCACCATTACGATGGTACGATTTTCTTTTTCATTCAGTTCAAACAACAAGTCCAAGA contains the following coding sequences:
- a CDS encoding IucA/IucC family C-terminal-domain containing protein, which gives rise to MLNKKEQSELAEKFRCTFKDNSLYRLSPSSCMDESTLRIQLLWIQQTMEADNLRAAASMLAKRYSFVVVAALYSFIVFQKKINASTKNVSLHTEDAETIWLPKVSISEIETKEVTEDNRKILLDELLDELFAHHIERIWSSLRKVTKISKLTLWENVAVYIHWLYDLLLANEEIENVQVQKNLRYLLEEAEGHHFGSYHHNPFARYSSPLQVEKQMQEIRVRQTCCLSYQTGAKKTYCQTCPVICKPKKGVIVHE